In Candidatus Hydrogenedentota bacterium, the sequence GTGTCCCTTGTCATTGACAACCTGCAGAGCGGCGACGAAGCGATCGGCGCGGTGCTGGCCCGCGAAATGGGCGCGGAACGGGTCATCATCTCGAACTTTCCGGGAGGATTGCCCGGCACGGAAACGTGGGACCGCGCGGTTGCCCGAAACGTCGGGCTTCTTGTTGACGCGTTGGAGCATGTCCGGTCCCCGCGGCGCAGCCCGGCCAATTCCGATGGACAATGACGCAGTAAGACTCGAAAAGGTCACCGTTGCGGTGCATGGCGCAACCCTGCTTCGCGACATTTCGCTCAGTGTCCCGCGCAGGTCGTTTGTGGGTATCCTTGGACCCAATGGCGCGGGCAAAACCACGCTTCTGACCCTGGTCAACGGGTTGACTCGTCCCACTTCGGGCAGCGTGACGGTGCTGGGCCGGCAGCCGTATGCCTGGGCAGGGCATGGTCTCCGCGCGGAGATCGGGTACGTGGCCCAGGCTGACCCCGTGGACCGGCGATTGCCTATCACCGTGCGCGAGACGGTGCTGGCCGCCCGATACGGCCGGCTCGGGTGGCTGCGGCGCCCCGGCGCCAGGGACTGGGCCTGCGTCTGCGAGGCTTTGGCGGCCGTGGGCATGGACCATCTCGCCGAGCGGCCGCTGGGGCTGCTTTCGGGCGGAGAGTACCAGCGCGTGGCCATCGCGCGAGCACTGGCCCAGGAGCCGCGCATCTTTCTGTTCGACGAACCGACAGCGTCCATTGATCCGAGAGTCCAATCCGAAATCGTGGCGCTCGTCGAGGACATTCACCGAACACGGGACGTGACTTCCCTGTACGTGACGCACGATTCAGGCACGCTGCCCCGGAGCTGCGAAACCGTCGTCCTCCTTCGCGAAGGGACCCTGTGGGCGGCGGGTCCGCGCGACGCCATGCTCGAGGAAACGAGGCTTGCGGAACTGTATGCCAGGGGACCCGCGCAGGAGGCAGGCGTGTAATGTGGGCGATATTCGAACGCGAGTTCATGCAGCACGCCGTGCTCGCCGGTCTGTGCGCGGGAGTGAGCTGCGGACTCGTGGGTGTGTTCGTGGTGACCATGCACCTCTCGATGCTGGGCATATGCATCGCGCACGCGGCATT encodes:
- a CDS encoding metal ABC transporter ATP-binding protein; the protein is MDNDAVRLEKVTVAVHGATLLRDISLSVPRRSFVGILGPNGAGKTTLLTLVNGLTRPTSGSVTVLGRQPYAWAGHGLRAEIGYVAQADPVDRRLPITVRETVLAARYGRLGWLRRPGARDWACVCEALAAVGMDHLAERPLGLLSGGEYQRVAIARALAQEPRIFLFDEPTASIDPRVQSEIVALVEDIHRTRDVTSLYVTHDSGTLPRSCETVVLLREGTLWAAGPRDAMLEETRLAELYARGPAQEAGV